The following coding sequences are from one Nitrospirota bacterium window:
- the aroF gene encoding 3-deoxy-7-phosphoheptulonate synthase, with product MIIVLRPDATDEQISHVKEKLEALGLAVHVSKGKERTVLGAIGDERVLVDQPIGAFPGVEKVVPILKPYKLASREFHADNSIIDINGALIGDKKIQLIAGPCAVEDREMLIGIAKEIKDEGGMFIRGGAFKPRTSPYTFQGLGLEGLKYLAEAREKTGLRVVTELMDPRDLEMVNEFTDVIQIGARNMQNFRLLQEVGNYDKPVILKRGLSATIKEFLMSAEYIMSRGNHKVILCERGIRTFETATRNTLDLSAVPVLKQLTHLPVIVDPSHGVGKWDLVTPMARAAVAAGADGILVEIHPNPENALSDGEQSLKISVFKEMMRQLRLIAQAIGREI from the coding sequence ATGATAATTGTTTTGAGACCTGATGCTACAGATGAACAGATTTCTCATGTAAAAGAAAAGCTTGAGGCGCTTGGCCTTGCAGTTCATGTATCAAAGGGGAAGGAGCGAACAGTCCTTGGAGCAATCGGAGATGAGCGGGTGCTTGTGGATCAGCCTATTGGCGCATTTCCAGGTGTAGAGAAGGTTGTTCCCATCCTCAAGCCATATAAACTTGCGAGCAGGGAATTCCATGCTGATAATTCTATTATTGATATTAATGGCGCTTTGATCGGTGACAAGAAGATTCAATTGATTGCAGGGCCTTGTGCAGTAGAAGACCGGGAGATGCTGATCGGGATTGCTAAAGAGATTAAGGATGAGGGGGGTATGTTTATAAGAGGCGGGGCGTTCAAACCACGTACTTCCCCATACACCTTCCAGGGTCTGGGGCTTGAAGGACTTAAATACCTGGCTGAGGCGAGAGAAAAGACCGGCCTTAGAGTGGTTACGGAGCTCATGGATCCGCGGGATCTGGAGATGGTAAATGAATTTACAGATGTCATTCAGATTGGCGCCAGGAATATGCAGAACTTCAGGTTACTGCAGGAGGTGGGCAATTACGACAAGCCTGTAATATTAAAGAGGGGATTGTCGGCTACAATAAAAGAGTTCCTGATGTCAGCTGAGTATATCATGTCCAGGGGTAATCATAAGGTTATACTATGCGAGCGTGGTATTCGTACCTTCGAGACAGCAACGAGAAATACACTCGACTTAAGCGCCGTACCTGTATTAAAGCAGTTGACCCATTTACCGGTTATTGTTGATCCGAGCCATGGAGTAGGAAAGTGGGACCTCGTTACTCCAATGGCACGGGCTGCCGTGGCAGCAGGCGCTGATGGGATACTTGTCGAGATACACCCGAACCCTGAGAATGCCCTTTCGGATGGTGAGCAGTCCCTGAAGATCTCTGTATTTAAAGAGATGATGAGGCAGCTGAGGCTTATAGCCCAGGCGATTGGCAGAGAGATATGA
- a CDS encoding histidinol-phosphate transaminase — protein sequence MLKYVSDNIKNLVPYQPGKPIEELERELGIKGVIKLASNENPLGASRKAIEAIKGCLDKKVHIYPDGGGFYLRRALAEKWGLPFESVMLGNGSNEIIELLIRTLVSPGDNAVTSENTFSVYRLIMTAANGNIITVPMKEERFDLKAIAGKINSRTRLVFIANPNNPTGTMSTAQEVRDFMSEVPQDVMIVFDEAYAEYVTSDKYPDSLNYLNEGHNVAILRTFSKIYGLAGLRIGYGLTTVEMADMMNRVRQPFNTNALAQAGALAALGDDAHVEESRRINREGKEYLYKEFDSMGINFIPTEANFIYFRAGKDGGAIFNAMLKEGIIIRHMGGANLRVTIGLPEENRKFVELLRKVLGK from the coding sequence ATGCTTAAGTATGTCAGCGACAACATAAAGAACCTTGTGCCGTACCAGCCTGGCAAGCCCATTGAAGAGCTTGAGAGGGAGCTCGGGATTAAGGGGGTAATCAAACTTGCATCTAATGAGAATCCGCTCGGGGCATCGCGTAAGGCGATTGAAGCTATAAAGGGATGCCTGGATAAAAAGGTACACATATACCCTGATGGTGGAGGGTTCTATCTCAGACGGGCGCTTGCAGAAAAATGGGGCTTGCCTTTTGAGTCGGTAATGCTTGGTAATGGTTCAAACGAGATTATCGAACTTCTTATCAGGACTTTGGTCTCCCCTGGCGATAATGCGGTTACATCGGAAAATACTTTTTCTGTTTACAGGCTGATTATGACTGCGGCAAACGGAAATATTATCACTGTGCCGATGAAAGAAGAACGATTTGATCTGAAGGCAATAGCGGGAAAGATAAACTCAAGGACACGCCTTGTCTTCATAGCCAATCCGAACAACCCAACCGGTACGATGTCAACGGCTCAGGAGGTAAGAGACTTCATGAGTGAAGTTCCACAGGATGTCATGATCGTCTTTGATGAGGCTTATGCTGAGTATGTGACTTCGGATAAGTATCCCGATTCCCTGAACTATCTGAATGAGGGGCATAATGTCGCTATACTGCGCACCTTCTCAAAGATCTATGGACTGGCAGGGCTGCGCATAGGATATGGGCTTACGACTGTTGAGATGGCTGACATGATGAACAGGGTGAGACAGCCTTTTAACACTAATGCACTTGCTCAGGCAGGGGCTCTTGCTGCTCTGGGAGATGATGCGCATGTTGAAGAGAGTCGCAGGATAAACAGGGAAGGAAAGGAATATTTATACAAAGAGTTTGACTCGATGGGGATTAACTTTATACCTACGGAGGCAAATTTTATTTACTTTCGTGCCGGCAAAGACGGGGGCGCTATCTTCAATGCCATGTTGAAGGAAGGGATTATAATCAGGCACATGGGCGGGGCTAATCTGAGGGTTACTATTGGATTGCCGGAGGAGAACAGGAAGTTTGTTGAGCTGCTTCGGAAGGTGTTGGGAAAATAA
- the pheA gene encoding prephenate dehydratase: MKELDKLRQGIDNIDSEILRLLNERAKAAIEIGKIKKEEKMVAHVPQREREIYERLEKENHGPFPKEAIRVVFREIMSASLSLEQPLKVAYLGPKATFTYLACMKQFGVFSDHIPVNSIKEVFTEVEKGLADYGVVPIENSTEGVVNHTLDMFIDSNLKISSEILQEVSHHLLSLTGNIADIKCVYSHPQPIAQCSGWIEKNLVNIPVVEVSSTARAAEMCVEDSSAAAIASELAAQLYGLKIIRSHIEDYSSNFTRFLVIAKNHEPKSGKDKTSVMFSIKDKVGALHNCLKIFTDCGINLTKIESRPSRKKMWEYIFFVDIEGHIEDEKIKKALDELEQQCTFLKVLGSYPVGE; the protein is encoded by the coding sequence ATGAAAGAACTTGATAAGTTGCGTCAGGGTATAGACAATATTGACTCTGAGATCCTGAGATTGCTGAACGAGCGGGCAAAAGCTGCTATTGAGATTGGTAAGATCAAGAAGGAAGAGAAAATGGTGGCTCATGTTCCGCAGAGGGAGAGGGAAATATATGAGCGGCTTGAGAAAGAGAATCATGGTCCCTTTCCAAAGGAGGCTATCAGAGTTGTTTTCAGGGAGATAATGTCTGCATCTCTGTCATTAGAGCAGCCTCTTAAAGTGGCGTATCTCGGGCCAAAGGCTACATTCACATATCTTGCATGTATGAAACAGTTCGGGGTCTTTTCCGACCATATACCTGTGAACAGCATTAAAGAGGTTTTTACAGAGGTCGAGAAAGGTCTTGCTGATTATGGTGTTGTCCCCATAGAAAATTCCACAGAAGGCGTCGTGAATCACACCCTCGACATGTTTATAGACTCTAACCTCAAGATATCGTCGGAGATCCTGCAGGAGGTGAGTCATCATCTGCTCTCTCTGACAGGTAACATAGCGGACATAAAGTGTGTATATTCTCATCCGCAGCCGATTGCGCAGTGTTCAGGGTGGATAGAGAAAAACCTCGTTAATATCCCTGTTGTTGAGGTATCCAGTACTGCACGTGCAGCTGAAATGTGTGTGGAAGATTCTTCAGCGGCCGCTATTGCGAGCGAGCTGGCAGCACAATTGTACGGCCTTAAGATAATCAGGAGCCACATTGAGGATTATTCCAGCAACTTTACCCGTTTTCTGGTTATAGCAAAGAATCACGAGCCGAAGAGCGGAAAGGACAAGACCTCAGTAATGTTTTCAATTAAGGATAAGGTCGGGGCCCTCCACAATTGTCTTAAGATATTTACCGATTGCGGGATAAATCTTACAAAGATTGAGTCGCGTCCGTCGAGAAAGAAAATGTGGGAGTATATCTTCTTTGTTGATATTGAGGGGCATATTGAGGATGAGAAGATAAAGAAGGCATTGGATGAGCTTGAGCAGCAGTGTACCTTTCTTAAAGTGCTGGGGTCTTATCCGGTCGGAGAGTAA
- the ruvB gene encoding Holliday junction branch migration DNA helicase RuvB: protein MQDRIITAQLEEEEKRYEATLRPPTLSEYIGQEKVKENLNIFIEAARRRSEALDHVLFYGPPGLGKTTLAYIISRELGVGIKATSGPAIERQGDLAAILTNLQKNEVLFIDEIHRLNTAIEEILYPAMEDYQIDIIIGQGPSARTIKLDIPRFTLIGATTRSGLLTSPLRDRFGIITRLDFYKPEELRMILRRSANILDVHLDDSGADEIARRSRGTPRIANRLLRRVRDYAQVKADSIITRDVAKMALGMLEIDERGFDIMDRKLLLTIIEKFGGGPVGLETISAAISEDKDTIEDVYEPFLIQEGFLHRTPRGRLATPNAYRHFGIIKPGETEQGSLL from the coding sequence ATGCAGGACCGCATAATTACAGCGCAATTGGAAGAAGAAGAAAAACGGTACGAGGCGACGCTGCGCCCGCCTACCTTGTCCGAATACATTGGCCAGGAAAAGGTAAAGGAAAATCTCAATATATTTATTGAGGCCGCCAGGAGACGTTCAGAGGCACTTGATCATGTCCTTTTTTACGGCCCTCCTGGTCTTGGCAAGACAACGCTTGCATATATTATTTCAAGGGAGCTTGGGGTCGGCATAAAGGCCACATCAGGTCCGGCCATAGAAAGACAGGGGGACCTTGCTGCAATACTGACAAATCTTCAGAAAAATGAAGTGCTCTTTATTGATGAGATCCACAGGTTAAACACTGCTATAGAAGAGATCCTGTATCCTGCCATGGAGGATTATCAGATAGATATTATTATAGGTCAGGGACCCTCTGCAAGGACGATTAAACTGGATATACCGAGATTTACATTGATTGGCGCAACAACCAGGAGCGGTCTTCTTACATCACCATTAAGGGACAGGTTCGGGATTATAACGAGACTCGACTTCTACAAACCGGAGGAGTTGCGGATGATACTACGGCGTTCCGCAAATATACTTGATGTTCATCTTGATGACAGCGGTGCAGATGAGATTGCCCGCCGCTCACGGGGGACACCCAGGATAGCAAACCGTTTGCTGAGGCGGGTCAGGGATTATGCACAAGTCAAGGCAGACAGTATCATAACGAGAGATGTAGCTAAAATGGCCCTTGGCATGCTTGAGATTGATGAACGGGGTTTTGATATTATGGACCGAAAACTCCTCCTGACGATCATCGAGAAATTCGGCGGAGGTCCCGTCGGGCTTGAGACCATTTCTGCCGCAATCAGCGAAGACAAGGATACGATAGAAGATGTATACGAACCATTCCTGATCCAGGAGGGTTTCCTGCACCGGACACCGCGCGGACGTCTCGCAACACCGAATGCATACAGGCACTTTGGAATAATTAAACCTGGAGAAACAGAGCAGGGGAGCCTGCTATAG
- the ruvA gene encoding Holliday junction branch migration protein RuvA, whose amino-acid sequence MIAHLRGHLVVKSPQYAVVDVNGVGYKVFIPLTTFTRLPHDNAEIILQTYTHVREDAILLYGFLSAEERDFFITLLTISGVGPKMGLNLLSGSSLSDLLKIVESEDVKRLSMIPGVGKKTAARIILELKEKLPAMSSAEGEPHLDHSISADALSALVNLGYPRAQAYEVIRKVLGQNRDITVELLIREALKTLIR is encoded by the coding sequence ATGATTGCACATCTCCGCGGACATCTTGTCGTTAAGTCACCACAGTATGCAGTTGTAGATGTAAACGGGGTCGGGTATAAGGTCTTTATTCCCCTGACTACATTCACGAGATTGCCACATGATAATGCAGAGATTATACTGCAAACTTATACGCATGTTCGTGAAGATGCGATACTCCTCTATGGTTTTTTAAGCGCGGAGGAAAGAGACTTTTTTATAACACTCCTTACGATATCAGGCGTTGGTCCAAAGATGGGTCTTAATTTACTGTCCGGTTCATCACTGTCCGATCTGTTGAAGATTGTAGAGAGTGAGGATGTCAAGAGATTGAGCATGATACCAGGAGTAGGTAAGAAAACAGCTGCCAGGATAATCCTTGAGCTTAAGGAAAAACTACCTGCAATGAGCAGTGCAGAGGGTGAGCCCCATCTGGATCATTCAATCTCGGCTGATGCCCTGTCTGCACTCGTGAATCTTGGCTATCCGAGGGCGCAGGCTTATGAGGTAATCAGAAAGGTGCTGGGTCAGAACAGGGATATTACGGTTGAGTTGCTGATCAGGGAAGCGTTAAAAACATTGATTAGATGA
- the ruvC gene encoding crossover junction endodeoxyribonuclease RuvC yields the protein MRALGVDPGTVATGYGLVDEEDNQLFHVTSGTIQFPQKAHICSRLQQIYTEIEKIIQANKPDAVVIEKGFYSKNVQTLVRLSQVNGVIMLTSVNAGIPLFEYTPLEVKQSVVGYGAAKKEQVQQMIRKILRMETPPKSHHASDALAVAICYLNSYKFRELR from the coding sequence ATGCGTGCGTTGGGGGTAGATCCTGGCACTGTTGCAACAGGTTATGGCCTCGTAGATGAAGAGGACAATCAGCTATTCCATGTAACTTCCGGTACGATACAGTTCCCGCAGAAGGCTCATATTTGTAGCCGGCTTCAGCAAATATATACTGAAATTGAAAAAATTATCCAGGCTAACAAACCTGATGCAGTAGTGATTGAAAAGGGATTTTATTCAAAGAACGTGCAGACACTGGTCAGATTATCTCAGGTTAACGGGGTAATTATGCTGACATCCGTTAATGCCGGGATACCTCTGTTTGAATACACGCCACTTGAAGTTAAACAATCGGTCGTCGGTTATGGTGCGGCAAAGAAGGAGCAGGTGCAGCAGATGATCCGGAAGATACTCAGGATGGAGACCCCCCCCAAATCACACCATGCCTCAGATGCGCTTGCTGTTGCCATATGCTATTTAAATTCGTATAAGTTCAGAGAACTGCGATGA
- a CDS encoding YebC/PmpR family DNA-binding transcriptional regulator: MSGHSKWATTKHKKAAIDSKRGKIFTKIIKEITVAARIGGGDPEGNARLRTVIQKAKEANMPADNIKKAIQKGTGELPGVSYEEAVFEGYGPGGVAVIATIMTDNRNRTVPEIRHIFGKHGGNMGEAGCVSWMFDKKGYIVVEGGKVDEEKLMNIIVEAGAEDMRRDGDNFEVITSPGDLETVKKMIEDGGITVALSEVTMLPQNYMELDDKGAAQVLRLIEALEDNDDVQNVYSNIIVRDEVLENI, from the coding sequence ATGTCTGGTCATTCAAAATGGGCTACTACAAAACATAAGAAGGCGGCTATAGACTCAAAAAGGGGAAAGATATTTACGAAGATAATAAAGGAAATAACTGTTGCTGCAAGGATTGGCGGCGGTGATCCGGAAGGAAATGCCAGGCTGCGTACTGTTATTCAGAAGGCAAAAGAGGCCAATATGCCGGCAGATAATATAAAGAAGGCGATACAAAAAGGTACCGGAGAACTTCCTGGGGTATCGTATGAGGAGGCTGTTTTCGAGGGATACGGCCCTGGTGGTGTTGCTGTAATTGCGACAATCATGACTGATAACAGAAACCGTACGGTACCTGAGATACGGCACATCTTCGGTAAGCACGGAGGCAATATGGGTGAGGCCGGCTGTGTCTCATGGATGTTTGATAAGAAGGGCTATATTGTGGTGGAAGGCGGGAAGGTTGATGAAGAAAAATTGATGAACATAATAGTAGAGGCCGGTGCGGAGGATATGAGACGTGATGGGGATAACTTCGAGGTTATTACATCCCCTGGAGATCTGGAAACTGTTAAGAAGATGATAGAAGATGGAGGAATAACAGTAGCCCTGTCTGAGGTCACAATGCTTCCACAGAACTATATGGAACTGGACGACAAGGGCGCTGCCCAGGTTTTAAGGCTGATTGAGGCGCTTGAAGACAATGATGATGTGCAGAATGTGTATTCCAATATTATTGTAAGAGACGAAGTGCTGGAAAATATTTAA
- a CDS encoding ketopantoate reductase family protein, translated as MNILMVGAGGVGGYYGAVLMRAGAKVSFLVTPRSLPILKAKGLTVKSRGEVWNFMPPVSTDPQDLCPCDLIIIAVKRYDTEKVLDAIRFVITKDTIILTIQNGIDGEDDILRRYPDANVIGGVAFLASKIEEPGVINHIGAGSLAIGELDGSESERVRTVVTLFKNAGIRTKLSMDILRAKWEKLCWNAVFNPVSVILNGPLDNILDSVDALDVAFKIFEEIRAVADKKGIFIDAGLMDEQINVTQKLRGYHTSMYEDFLKGKPTEIDFFNGYICREGAKHNVPTPVNCTVTSLVKAINLQHKIAG; from the coding sequence ATGAACATACTAATGGTTGGTGCAGGAGGAGTCGGCGGTTACTATGGCGCTGTCTTGATGAGGGCAGGTGCAAAGGTCTCCTTTCTTGTAACTCCCCGCTCTCTTCCTATCCTGAAAGCAAAAGGGCTTACTGTGAAGAGCAGGGGAGAGGTGTGGAATTTCATGCCTCCGGTATCAACGGACCCTCAGGACCTTTGTCCGTGCGACCTTATCATAATAGCAGTTAAACGATATGACACGGAAAAGGTGCTTGATGCCATCCGGTTCGTTATTACGAAAGATACTATAATACTGACGATCCAGAATGGTATTGATGGTGAGGATGACATCCTCCGCCGCTACCCTGATGCCAACGTCATTGGAGGTGTTGCCTTTCTTGCTTCAAAGATTGAGGAACCCGGAGTCATTAATCACATCGGGGCCGGTTCCCTTGCAATAGGAGAGCTGGATGGCTCTGAGAGTGAACGTGTCAGGACTGTTGTAACTCTGTTTAAGAATGCTGGAATACGCACGAAGCTGTCAATGGATATCTTAAGGGCAAAATGGGAGAAACTCTGCTGGAATGCTGTATTTAATCCAGTGTCAGTTATCCTGAACGGCCCTCTCGACAATATCCTTGATTCAGTGGATGCGCTGGATGTGGCATTTAAGATATTTGAGGAGATCAGGGCAGTTGCAGATAAAAAAGGTATTTTCATTGATGCCGGCCTTATGGACGAACAGATAAACGTTACGCAGAAGCTGCGTGGTTATCATACCTCCATGTATGAGGACTTTCTCAAGGGTAAACCGACAGAGATTGATTTCTTTAATGGTTATATTTGCCGGGAGGGTGCAAAACATAATGTGCCAACACCGGTCAATTGTACGGTCACATCACTTGTTAAGGCCATAAATTTACAGCACAAAATCGCAGGTTGA
- a CDS encoding polysaccharide biosynthesis/export family protein, with product MRDGDLIDIIKSFSLAYKKGFADEYMSFFTKTALENGSDPVDKIRANYAEMISNNIVSAYEFEISDIKKTGDSAVVDAIYNKTLVAKTNGIAVPSSGNAVIRFVYENDKIKISSIDYDKNTEGDYVIGKEDLLDISVWKSPELSLSIIVRPDGMISLPLIGEVRADGRTPTELKEDIQAKLKEFKQEPIVSIIVKESNSKSIFISGEIVKPGKYPLRSDTTITQAISLAGGFTQWANKDKIIIIRKSSLNPEGNRVSIRYSDIVAGTNMRANIMLRPGDTIIVP from the coding sequence ATGCGTGACGGTGATTTAATTGATATTATAAAGTCTTTTTCTTTAGCCTATAAAAAAGGTTTTGCTGACGAATACATGTCATTCTTTACCAAGACAGCCCTTGAAAATGGCAGCGATCCGGTTGATAAAATCCGGGCAAACTACGCTGAAATGATCTCAAATAATATTGTTTCAGCATATGAATTCGAGATATCAGACATAAAAAAGACCGGAGATTCGGCGGTTGTTGATGCCATATACAATAAAACCCTCGTAGCTAAAACTAACGGCATCGCAGTGCCTTCAAGCGGAAATGCAGTTATACGATTTGTTTATGAGAATGACAAAATCAAGATCTCATCTATAGACTATGATAAGAACACAGAAGGTGATTATGTCATTGGAAAGGAAGATTTACTTGACATCTCTGTATGGAAGTCGCCTGAACTTTCACTTTCAATAATTGTCCGTCCCGACGGCATGATATCTCTACCCCTGATAGGTGAAGTACGGGCTGATGGACGAACGCCGACTGAGTTAAAAGAAGATATACAAGCAAAGCTGAAAGAATTCAAGCAGGAGCCGATTGTCTCTATTATCGTTAAAGAATCAAACAGCAAGTCCATCTTTATCTCCGGGGAGATTGTAAAGCCGGGGAAATATCCTTTACGAAGTGATACCACTATAACGCAGGCAATCTCGCTGGCAGGAGGATTTACCCAGTGGGCAAATAAGGATAAAATAATCATTATACGAAAAAGTTCCTTGAATCCGGAGGGAAACCGGGTCTCGATTAGATATTCTGATATTGTTGCCGGTACAAATATGCGGGCAAATATCATGCTAAGGCCTGGAGATACCATAATAGTCCCTTGA
- the ispH gene encoding 4-hydroxy-3-methylbut-2-enyl diphosphate reductase, whose protein sequence is MKDIMIARHSGFCFGVREAINKATEVAASSSLPTMTYGPLIHNPQEIDRLKKDYGIEPISDLDKYKEGNLVIRAHGVPPDDFNRAQTNDLNIVDATCRFVKDVQDYAVEFCRRGYELFVVGDEMHAEVRGIVGHAHHEVADCTIYVVSDLEQIIEKRPLRPAIVFQTTQEFTKFKKIEQYIKSNNLKWKIRNTICGATRSNQYAADELARMVDLMLVVGGRNSGNTKRLAEICSRHVHTEHVETADELKPEWFNGIVKVGITAGASTPQWLIDDVTDKIEEMEE, encoded by the coding sequence ATGAAAGATATCATGATTGCGCGTCATTCAGGTTTTTGTTTCGGTGTTAGAGAGGCTATAAATAAGGCTACTGAGGTGGCCGCATCATCTTCCCTTCCTACTATGACATACGGTCCATTGATCCATAATCCTCAGGAAATAGATCGTCTAAAAAAAGACTACGGTATCGAACCCATCAGTGATCTCGACAAATATAAAGAGGGCAACCTTGTAATAAGGGCTCATGGCGTACCTCCGGATGATTTTAACAGGGCACAGACTAATGATCTTAATATCGTCGATGCTACATGCAGGTTTGTAAAAGATGTTCAGGATTATGCGGTAGAGTTCTGCAGAAGGGGATATGAGTTATTTGTCGTAGGGGATGAGATGCATGCCGAGGTTCGAGGAATCGTAGGGCATGCTCATCACGAAGTAGCAGATTGTACGATTTACGTGGTTTCAGACCTGGAGCAAATTATAGAGAAAAGGCCTCTGCGCCCTGCGATAGTCTTTCAGACTACCCAGGAATTTACAAAATTCAAAAAGATAGAACAGTACATTAAGTCAAACAACCTGAAGTGGAAGATCAGGAATACTATTTGTGGTGCGACCAGGAGTAATCAATATGCGGCAGATGAACTGGCAAGGATGGTAGATCTGATGCTGGTCGTTGGGGGCAGGAATAGCGGAAATACAAAGAGGCTTGCCGAAATATGTTCCAGACACGTACACACTGAACATGTAGAGACTGCAGATGAACTGAAACCTGAATGGTTTAACGGCATAGTTAAAGTTGGAATAACAGCGGGCGCCTCGACTCCCCAATGGCTTATTGATGATGTGACAGATAAGATAGAAGAAATGGAGGAATAA
- a CDS encoding DUF4438 domain-containing protein, whose protein sequence is MTLKINEDKLIKFAVQGSVVYPKCFGWELTSTGVSLMLPSVGGITYNVKVGDPVFGLAGDHIEPCVSLSSDPKEPNKDPNRAFNTFSCIGNEAVVISGDAKGAKGIVTGHHGGVEHVIADFDDETLEKLTQDDKLLIRAYGQGLSLTDYPEIKLFSLSPDVLKKLGLAAEADGRIEVPVTALVPGKLMGSGLGHNDVYKGDYDIQTSDAEAIKRLKLDVLRLGDIVAIQDHDSSYGWTYREGAVTIGIVIHTDSYLAGHGPGVQTIMTSGKALIVPKIDPDANLGKYLGIGRWR, encoded by the coding sequence ATGACATTAAAGATAAATGAAGACAAGCTCATTAAGTTTGCTGTACAGGGCAGCGTGGTCTACCCCAAGTGTTTTGGCTGGGAGCTTACAAGTACCGGAGTGAGCCTTATGCTTCCGAGTGTTGGAGGAATAACCTATAATGTTAAAGTTGGCGACCCGGTATTTGGTCTGGCAGGCGACCATATTGAGCCGTGCGTCTCTCTGAGCAGTGACCCCAAAGAACCAAACAAAGACCCCAACCGTGCCTTTAACACATTTTCCTGCATTGGTAATGAGGCTGTCGTCATTTCCGGAGATGCAAAAGGCGCTAAGGGGATTGTAACAGGGCATCACGGCGGGGTAGAACATGTAATCGCAGACTTTGATGACGAGACACTGGAGAAACTCACTCAGGATGACAAGCTGCTGATACGTGCCTATGGTCAGGGGCTCTCCCTCACAGATTATCCGGAAATAAAGCTCTTCAGCCTCTCACCTGATGTCCTGAAAAAGTTAGGACTGGCTGCGGAAGCGGACGGCAGGATTGAAGTACCGGTGACTGCATTAGTTCCCGGCAAATTGATGGGTTCAGGTCTGGGGCATAACGATGTTTACAAGGGAGACTACGACATTCAAACGTCGGACGCTGAGGCGATAAAAAGGCTTAAACTTGATGTCTTACGGCTTGGGGACATTGTTGCAATACAGGACCATGATTCCAGTTATGGATGGACCTACAGGGAAGGAGCTGTTACTATCGGCATTGTGATACATACTGACAGTTACCTTGCAGGTCATGGCCCCGGTGTACAGACTATAATGACTTCGGGTAAGGCCCTGATCGTCCCTAAGATTGATCCTGATGCAAACCTTGGCAAATATCTCGGCATCGGGCGCTGGCGGTAA